One Persicobacter psychrovividus DNA window includes the following coding sequences:
- a CDS encoding right-handed parallel beta-helix repeat-containing protein, which translates to MRLLIIMLCSLSLSFPLQAKHFYVDKNNPFFDASKQGVQPGDSIMLVAGNYPFVGLVNIRGSAQQPILILAQGGQVTIGGQGHHYGVSIRDCQHFRFTGKGLPGISNGIVITDQKNTGLGITGTSSDYEIDHIEISKTGFAGIQVKCDPICDQPSTWAENFTIKNIRIHDNFIHDTGGEGMYIGHTGHAIKQGNCKGLHPPKMSNVYIAFNTIERTGWDGIQVTNAIEDVVILGNQLIDFSQAKHRNHSSGIFVGEGSYNVSVSNNQVINGNGASLALFSANAMMVFNNYISFSGADGIYIGKRISNPVEQLVITGNTIVNPKDHGIITYNSTIGLTVIRNNMIVEPQKIYEYKFKKKARAYIMIPDHVTVRLDSVKNLKIPQLDEKVGEQIRMNNPRYADNDKLFNFIFDKKFNAETAD; encoded by the coding sequence ATGCGCCTTTTGATAATTATGCTTTGTAGTTTGTCGCTGAGCTTTCCCCTGCAGGCGAAGCATTTTTATGTTGATAAGAATAATCCATTTTTTGATGCTTCAAAACAGGGGGTTCAGCCAGGAGACAGCATCATGCTTGTTGCGGGCAATTATCCTTTTGTTGGATTGGTGAATATTCGGGGGAGTGCGCAGCAGCCGATATTGATCCTTGCGCAGGGCGGACAAGTAACAATTGGAGGCCAGGGACACCACTATGGTGTGAGTATTCGTGACTGTCAGCATTTTCGGTTTACGGGCAAAGGACTCCCTGGTATTTCGAATGGTATCGTGATCACAGATCAAAAAAATACAGGTCTGGGAATAACAGGAACGTCATCAGATTATGAAATTGACCATATTGAAATTTCTAAAACAGGCTTTGCAGGTATTCAGGTAAAGTGCGATCCTATTTGTGATCAGCCATCTACTTGGGCAGAAAACTTCACGATAAAAAATATCCGTATTCATGATAATTTTATCCACGATACTGGCGGCGAGGGAATGTATATTGGTCATACGGGGCACGCCATTAAGCAGGGTAACTGTAAAGGGTTGCACCCTCCGAAAATGAGCAATGTTTATATCGCATTCAACACGATTGAGCGTACTGGATGGGATGGAATTCAGGTGACCAATGCCATTGAAGATGTTGTGATTCTGGGAAATCAGCTTATTGATTTTTCGCAGGCAAAACACCGAAATCATTCGTCGGGCATTTTTGTGGGAGAAGGCAGTTACAATGTTTCGGTGTCCAATAATCAGGTGATCAACGGCAACGGAGCCTCTTTGGCCCTTTTTTCTGCCAATGCCATGATGGTGTTCAATAATTACATTTCCTTCAGTGGTGCTGACGGAATTTACATCGGGAAACGCATCAGCAACCCCGTCGAGCAATTGGTTATTACGGGCAATACGATTGTCAACCCCAAAGACCATGGTATCATTACCTATAATAGTACCATCGGCTTGACGGTCATCAGGAACAATATGATTGTTGAACCACAGAAAATTTATGAGTATAAATTTAAGAAAAAGGCCCGTGCCTATATCATGATCCCCGACCATGTTACTGTGCGGCTGGACAGTGTGAAAAATTTGAAAATCCCCCAACTTGATGAAAAGGTAGGGGAGCAAATTCGAATGAATAACCCGCGGTATGCCGATAACGACAAGCTGTTTAATTTTATTTTCGACAAGAAATTTAATGCTGAAACTGCTGATTGA
- the surE gene encoding 5'/3'-nucleotidase SurE — translation MNKPLILITNDDGITSPGIKVLVETMERIGEVVVVAPDSPQSGMGHAITIGEVLRVKEEVHLFGDVEAFSCSGTPADCVKIAKAEVLKGRNIDLVVSGINHGANTSISVLYSGTMSAAIEGAIEGIPSIGFSLCEFGWDSDFSHVVRYVERIARKVLENGLPKDITLNVNFPVKQEEPIRGIKVCRQGRAVWQEEFDKRTDPMGRNYYWMAGQFNNQDTGEDNDVWAIENNYVAVVPTQFDLSAYKAIDLLKTWEL, via the coding sequence ATGAATAAACCATTAATCCTAATTACGAATGATGACGGTATCACCTCGCCAGGCATCAAGGTTCTTGTAGAAACCATGGAAAGAATAGGGGAGGTCGTCGTTGTGGCGCCCGATTCTCCACAATCAGGTATGGGGCACGCCATTACTATTGGCGAGGTTCTGCGGGTGAAAGAAGAAGTACATCTTTTTGGGGATGTAGAGGCTTTCAGTTGCTCTGGAACCCCTGCCGACTGCGTGAAAATTGCTAAAGCGGAAGTTTTAAAAGGTAGAAATATTGATTTGGTGGTCAGTGGGATCAATCATGGCGCCAATACTTCTATCTCGGTACTTTATTCAGGAACGATGTCAGCGGCGATCGAAGGGGCCATCGAGGGCATTCCATCCATCGGATTTTCTTTATGTGAGTTTGGTTGGGATTCTGACTTTTCCCACGTGGTAAGATATGTTGAGCGTATTGCACGCAAGGTATTGGAAAATGGCTTGCCAAAAGACATTACCCTGAATGTCAATTTCCCTGTAAAGCAGGAGGAACCTATACGCGGCATTAAGGTCTGTCGACAGGGCCGTGCCGTTTGGCAGGAGGAATTTGATAAACGCACCGACCCAATGGGACGAAATTATTATTGGATGGCTGGGCAGTTTAATAACCAGGATACTGGCGAAGACAATGACGTCTGGGCAATCGAAAATAATTATGTAGCGGTCGTTCCTACTCAGTTTGATTTATCGGCTTATAAGGCGATTGATTTGCTGAAAACGTGGGAATTATAA
- the priA gene encoding replication restart helicase PriA encodes MSLFDTPKSPAHYADVILPVAVPKLFTYEIPPNMVGFLSVGFRVIVPFGSKITTGIINKLHQNPPKYNTKFIDNILDNEPIVSPVQIQFMRWMASYYLCTIGEVLKAVLPSGMKISSESRVQLHPDFDLETTEEPLNEREQLLLAHLSQHPHVDMKEVPKIIGVKQYAPHIKSLIEKQAIIIFEHVKEKYNPKKEKRVRLKAHWAEETALNQLFGLLEKKQKGLECVMRYLQSVNIFDHPELNNVGLEKKALVAQNVSASSIKTLVKNQIMEEFEVQVSRLGRDQIPDRSTITLTEAQEKAKAEIIEGMGSGKPVLFHGITGSGKTEIYIDLIQQALEAGTQVLLMLPEIALTTQIVDRLAHYFGEQMGIYHSKYSDQERVEVWNGVVNGQIQFVVGVRSSLLLPFDNLGLIIVDESHEISYKQHEPNPRYYAADAALILAHLHHCPIIMGSATPSFEQLFLAQEKKYHLVQLTERFGDAQLPKMQLVDISRERKKKTMVGDYSSVLINAIKETVGKGEQVIIFQNRRGYAPILICEDCGTSHQCPNCAVSLTLHQHRNELICHYCGHQDKVPMDCFACGSVKLSTQGFGTQKLEEDLQNIFPDYSIQRMDLDTTRNKNSYQVIIDDFEQQKIDILIGTQIVTKGLDFGGVTLVGVVDADRMLRFPDFRANERAYQMITQVGGRAGRRASQQGRVIIQTRQTDQDVLQKVIQQDFKGLFKQELAERLEFQYPPFRRLIKITIKNPDEQVCQQAALYLNAVLEEWIGKQRVLGAQTPYISKIRNLFLREITIKIEREGVDLKRVKSLIQQAVIETYAQKAFAKTHIISDVDPY; translated from the coding sequence ATGTCTTTATTCGATACGCCAAAATCACCTGCGCATTATGCCGATGTGATCTTGCCTGTTGCTGTTCCTAAGTTATTTACCTATGAAATCCCACCTAATATGGTAGGTTTTCTTTCAGTCGGCTTTCGAGTAATTGTCCCGTTTGGCTCAAAAATCACCACGGGAATCATCAATAAACTTCATCAAAATCCCCCAAAATACAACACCAAATTTATCGATAATATCCTCGATAATGAGCCCATAGTCAGTCCTGTTCAAATCCAATTTATGCGCTGGATGGCCTCTTATTATCTTTGTACTATTGGGGAAGTGTTGAAAGCGGTACTACCTTCAGGCATGAAAATCAGTTCGGAATCACGGGTTCAGCTGCACCCTGATTTCGATTTAGAGACTACAGAAGAGCCCTTGAATGAGCGTGAGCAGCTGCTTTTAGCGCATTTGAGTCAGCACCCACATGTAGACATGAAAGAGGTGCCTAAAATTATCGGTGTAAAGCAGTACGCCCCACATATCAAATCCCTGATTGAGAAGCAGGCCATCATCATCTTTGAACATGTCAAAGAAAAATACAATCCTAAAAAAGAAAAAAGAGTCCGATTAAAGGCACACTGGGCAGAAGAAACCGCCTTAAATCAATTGTTTGGCTTGCTTGAAAAAAAGCAAAAAGGACTGGAATGTGTGATGCGATATCTTCAGTCTGTCAATATTTTTGATCACCCTGAACTCAACAATGTTGGTTTGGAAAAAAAGGCTTTGGTCGCACAGAATGTGTCTGCATCTTCCATTAAAACGCTGGTAAAAAATCAGATTATGGAGGAGTTTGAGGTACAGGTTTCCCGCCTCGGCCGTGACCAAATCCCTGACAGATCCACCATTACACTTACCGAAGCGCAGGAGAAAGCCAAAGCCGAAATTATCGAAGGCATGGGAAGTGGTAAGCCCGTATTATTCCATGGAATAACAGGTTCAGGGAAAACAGAGATATACATAGACCTCATTCAGCAAGCGCTTGAGGCAGGCACACAGGTGCTTTTGATGTTGCCAGAAATCGCCCTTACCACCCAGATCGTAGATCGACTGGCACATTATTTTGGGGAACAGATGGGAATTTACCATTCAAAATATTCTGACCAAGAACGTGTAGAGGTATGGAATGGTGTTGTTAATGGGCAAATTCAGTTTGTCGTCGGGGTGCGCTCTTCATTATTGTTACCCTTTGACAATTTGGGATTGATCATCGTTGATGAATCCCACGAGATTTCCTACAAACAACATGAGCCCAACCCCAGATATTATGCAGCAGATGCGGCACTGATCCTGGCGCACTTACACCATTGCCCCATTATTATGGGATCAGCGACCCCCTCTTTCGAGCAGCTCTTTTTGGCACAGGAAAAGAAGTACCATTTGGTACAACTGACAGAAAGATTTGGCGATGCCCAACTTCCAAAAATGCAATTGGTAGATATTAGCAGGGAGCGCAAAAAGAAAACCATGGTTGGTGATTACAGCAGCGTACTGATCAATGCGATCAAGGAAACGGTGGGTAAAGGCGAGCAGGTGATCATCTTCCAGAACCGCCGTGGCTATGCCCCAATACTTATCTGTGAAGATTGTGGCACCTCCCATCAATGCCCGAATTGCGCTGTTTCACTGACCTTGCACCAGCACCGCAATGAATTGATCTGCCATTATTGTGGGCATCAGGACAAAGTTCCGATGGACTGTTTTGCCTGTGGGTCGGTAAAGCTATCCACTCAGGGGTTTGGTACCCAAAAGCTTGAAGAAGATCTGCAAAATATTTTCCCTGATTACAGTATTCAACGTATGGACCTGGATACCACACGGAACAAAAACAGCTACCAGGTGATTATCGATGATTTCGAACAACAAAAAATTGATATTCTGATCGGTACACAGATTGTAACCAAAGGACTTGATTTTGGTGGGGTAACTTTAGTGGGGGTGGTAGATGCCGACAGAATGCTTCGTTTCCCTGACTTCAGAGCCAATGAACGGGCATATCAGATGATTACACAGGTGGGAGGACGAGCTGGTCGCCGAGCCTCACAACAAGGAAGGGTTATTATCCAAACCAGACAAACAGATCAGGATGTTTTGCAAAAAGTAATTCAGCAGGATTTTAAAGGTTTATTCAAACAGGAACTCGCCGAACGTTTAGAGTTTCAGTACCCTCCCTTTCGGAGACTGATAAAAATTACCATAAAAAATCCCGATGAGCAGGTATGTCAGCAGGCCGCCCTGTATTTAAATGCCGTGTTGGAGGAATGGATTGGTAAGCAACGTGTGCTCGGTGCACAGACCCCTTATATTTCAAAAATCCGCAACTTATTCCTTCGGGAAATTACCATAAAAATTGAGCGGGAGGGTGTGGATTTAAAAAGGGTGAAGTCATTGATTCAGCAGGCAGTCATTGAAACTTACGCTCAAAAAGCTTTTGCAAAAACGCATATTATCAGCGATGTAGACCCCTACTAA
- a CDS encoding GSCFA domain-containing protein: MNLTTAVPNPTTNISLQPADKVLTIGSCFAEVTGSRLQEGGFQVLSNPYGPLYNPASVFNALSWAMDEHPIQVHDLVEVQSVWRHFHFHSDCAELSKEALIDKLTKIQRQVKKQILESKLLIITLGTAFVYYRKSDQQLVGNCHKIPAKAFDRKMLTIAQITSEFEKLLPKIKNLQPDIQVLFSVSPVRHLKDGAVQNSKSKAILKLAVDEIVSQHSCCEYFPTFEIMMDELRDYRYYADDLTHPSHLAEEIIYDRFKATYLSASAQAQVRLVGNLKKAARHRPFFPQTPEHQKFIRTTLSKMAALPNHIDLSAEIQSLKAQQEKFLT, encoded by the coding sequence ATGAATCTGACAACGGCAGTTCCAAATCCCACAACAAATATCAGCCTGCAGCCTGCGGATAAAGTCTTAACCATAGGATCTTGTTTCGCCGAAGTTACTGGTTCCCGACTTCAGGAGGGAGGTTTTCAGGTTTTAAGCAACCCCTATGGGCCTTTGTACAACCCTGCAAGTGTGTTTAATGCCCTGAGCTGGGCAATGGACGAGCACCCCATCCAAGTGCATGATCTTGTAGAAGTACAATCGGTGTGGCGACATTTTCATTTTCATTCCGATTGTGCCGAGCTTTCGAAGGAAGCTTTGATTGACAAACTGACGAAAATACAGCGGCAGGTAAAAAAACAAATTCTCGAATCCAAACTCCTCATTATTACCCTCGGCACTGCTTTTGTTTACTACCGAAAAAGTGATCAACAGTTGGTAGGGAACTGTCATAAAATACCCGCCAAAGCATTTGACCGAAAAATGCTGACCATTGCTCAAATCACTTCCGAATTTGAAAAACTGTTGCCTAAAATAAAAAACCTTCAGCCCGATATTCAGGTCCTCTTTTCAGTAAGTCCTGTACGTCACCTGAAAGATGGCGCTGTTCAAAACAGTAAATCCAAAGCTATATTGAAATTGGCTGTGGATGAAATTGTCAGTCAGCACTCCTGCTGCGAATATTTTCCTACTTTTGAGATTATGATGGACGAACTGCGCGACTATCGATATTATGCGGATGACCTTACCCACCCCAGCCATTTGGCCGAAGAGATCATTTATGACCGCTTCAAGGCCACCTACCTCAGCGCTTCGGCACAGGCACAGGTTAGGTTGGTCGGGAATTTGAAAAAAGCCGCACGGCATCGCCCATTCTTCCCGCAAACCCCTGAACACCAAAAATTCATTCGCACAACATTGTCCAAAATGGCTGCCCTGCCCAACCATATTGACTTATCCGCTGAAATTCAGTCGCTGAAGGCGCAACAAGAAAAATTCCTGACATAA
- a CDS encoding GNAT family N-acetyltransferase: MNYFKQESERLKFRKLEIEDIPSWRAFFVGNDRLKFLGIDLSKKPDTLAAEWIERQLKRYEKEGLGHLAVELKETDEFIGVGGIIPRTLESKNEFEIAYSLLPKFWKNGYGTELAEQMKKYGFEKIKADRLVSIIDKENYDSINVAVKNGMKVLFETTYLGMDVEVYGIIKNS; this comes from the coding sequence ATGAATTACTTTAAACAAGAATCAGAAAGACTGAAATTCAGAAAACTTGAGATAGAAGATATTCCTTCGTGGAGAGCCTTTTTTGTAGGTAATGATAGATTAAAATTTTTAGGAATTGATTTGTCAAAAAAACCTGATACTCTCGCAGCAGAATGGATAGAAAGGCAACTGAAGAGGTATGAAAAGGAAGGCTTAGGACATTTAGCGGTAGAATTGAAGGAGACAGATGAATTCATCGGAGTTGGTGGTATAATACCAAGAACATTGGAAAGCAAAAATGAATTTGAGATCGCTTACTCTTTACTGCCCAAATTTTGGAAAAATGGATATGGGACAGAATTAGCCGAACAAATGAAAAAATATGGTTTTGAGAAAATCAAAGCAGACCGTCTTGTTTCAATTATTGATAAGGAAAATTATGACTCGATAAATGTAGCAGTCAAAAATGGAATGAAAGTGCTATTCGAAACTACATATTTAGGTATGGATGTAGAAGTTTATGGAATAATCAAAAATTCTTAG
- the hutG gene encoding formimidoylglutamase has product MSYTSPDLRQWHGRVDIEDGSLGHRWHQVVEGLDLDASSPLDDQSKRFAFLGFRSDEGVKRNKGRIGAVKGPEVMRKVMSSTAVHFDEAKVKLLEAGDVSCVNHDMEHAQTELGKRVRQLLERNTLPIVLGGGHEISFGHYQGLHQWVKKHHPDKKLGIINFDAHFDLRTPTEGPSSGTPFFQIAELCKAENTPFLYEVMGINPAANTRKLFQTAEELNVHHVPYYEMHISHIHDLAHTVHKFINRCDFIYLTIDMDVFSAPFAPGVSALNSCGTFPEVISSMVRRIAKSGKLLSMDIAELNPKFDIDDRTAKLASHLIYELITAKTTD; this is encoded by the coding sequence ATGAGCTACACAAGCCCCGATTTACGCCAATGGCATGGAAGAGTTGATATTGAAGACGGATCGTTAGGCCACCGTTGGCATCAGGTAGTGGAAGGTTTGGACCTTGACGCCTCCTCTCCATTAGATGACCAAAGTAAACGTTTTGCCTTTTTAGGTTTCCGCAGTGATGAAGGTGTAAAAAGAAACAAGGGACGTATTGGCGCTGTCAAAGGCCCTGAAGTCATGCGAAAAGTAATGAGCAGTACTGCCGTTCATTTCGACGAGGCGAAAGTCAAACTCCTGGAGGCAGGCGACGTTTCCTGTGTCAATCACGATATGGAGCATGCGCAGACAGAACTTGGCAAACGCGTCCGCCAGCTTTTGGAACGCAACACACTGCCTATCGTCCTTGGTGGAGGACATGAAATTTCTTTTGGGCACTATCAGGGATTGCATCAATGGGTGAAAAAACACCATCCTGACAAAAAATTGGGGATCATCAATTTTGATGCGCATTTTGACCTGCGGACACCTACCGAAGGCCCTTCGAGTGGAACACCGTTTTTTCAAATTGCGGAACTTTGCAAAGCAGAAAACACCCCCTTTTTGTATGAAGTCATGGGTATTAACCCTGCGGCGAACACGCGAAAATTATTTCAGACTGCTGAAGAGCTGAATGTGCACCATGTGCCTTATTACGAGATGCACATCAGCCATATTCACGACCTGGCGCATACGGTGCATAAATTCATCAATCGTTGTGATTTCATCTACCTGACCATCGATATGGACGTCTTTTCCGCGCCTTTCGCTCCAGGAGTCAGCGCATTGAATTCCTGCGGCACATTTCCTGAAGTGATTTCCTCCATGGTCCGTCGAATTGCCAAATCAGGGAAATTATTGAGCATGGATATTGCCGAGCTCAACCCGAAATTTGATATTGATGATCGCACGGCTAAACTGGCCAGTCACCTGATTTACGAACTCATCACCGCAAAAACCACCGACTAA
- a CDS encoding S41 family peptidase: MSSKKNSAFHIKLPIFIALGLIAGILIGATMAGNESPKNNSLISSIHKFSNIVSYIQRDYVDEVDTEDLVETAISKMLEKLDPHSVYIPAKDLEMSKSQLEGKFYGIGIEFNILRDTLYVVSPLSGGPSQKLGIKSGDKIVEVDGENIASTGISNRDVVDMLRGEQGTKVNVKIYRKNSKELLNFDIVRDKIPQNSLEVAYMVDHEIGYMKISRFSATTYQEFHDGLKKLKNEGMTKLILDLQGNPGGYMDRAVKIADDLLDNDALIVYTKGKEKRYNTQYYAKRPGLFEKGKLIVLLDEGSASASEIVSGAVQDNDRGLVVGRRSFGKGLVQMPIPLNDGSELRLTISRYYTPSGRSIQKPYDAKHMEDYFNDRLNRYEHGEFFHADSIKMNDSLKYKTVHGRTVYGGGGIMPDYFVPLDTANQSDYFVKLFYSNALREYTIKYSEKNAKKLKAMKYEDFRKNFRVSEAMLKDLIKTAEELDVKFNKEQYETSKDMIKLRIKAQVARSIWDNEGFYPIFNEQNEAFIQAVKIMDNDKSWVKL, from the coding sequence ATGAGTAGCAAGAAAAATTCAGCGTTTCACATTAAATTACCGATTTTTATCGCCCTGGGCTTAATTGCAGGTATTTTAATTGGCGCCACCATGGCGGGTAATGAATCACCCAAAAACAACTCACTCATCAGTTCCATTCATAAATTTTCCAATATTGTCAGCTATATTCAGCGGGATTATGTCGATGAAGTAGACACGGAAGATTTGGTGGAAACTGCCATCTCAAAAATGCTGGAAAAATTAGATCCGCATAGCGTATATATCCCTGCCAAGGATTTAGAAATGTCAAAATCTCAGCTTGAAGGAAAATTCTATGGCATAGGTATTGAGTTCAATATTTTACGCGATACTCTATATGTGGTCTCTCCATTAAGTGGTGGGCCTTCACAAAAATTAGGGATAAAAAGTGGGGATAAAATTGTAGAGGTCGATGGCGAAAATATTGCTTCTACGGGAATCTCCAACCGCGACGTAGTGGATATGCTCCGAGGTGAGCAAGGCACCAAAGTGAATGTCAAGATCTACCGCAAAAACTCGAAGGAACTCCTAAACTTCGATATTGTAAGAGATAAAATCCCTCAAAATTCTTTAGAGGTCGCTTATATGGTCGATCACGAAATTGGCTATATGAAGATCAGCCGTTTCTCGGCAACCACCTATCAGGAGTTCCATGATGGTTTGAAAAAGCTGAAAAATGAAGGCATGACCAAACTGATTCTTGACCTTCAGGGTAACCCAGGAGGCTATATGGATCGGGCGGTAAAAATTGCAGATGATCTTTTGGACAACGACGCCCTGATCGTCTATACCAAAGGGAAAGAAAAACGCTACAACACGCAATATTACGCCAAACGCCCTGGTCTTTTTGAAAAAGGAAAATTGATTGTTTTGCTTGATGAAGGAAGTGCCTCGGCTTCGGAAATTGTTTCGGGTGCTGTGCAGGACAATGACCGCGGCTTGGTTGTTGGTCGCCGTTCCTTCGGTAAAGGTTTGGTACAAATGCCTATTCCGCTGAATGATGGCTCGGAACTTCGACTCACAATCAGTAGATATTATACGCCAAGTGGTCGTTCGATTCAAAAGCCTTATGACGCCAAACATATGGAGGATTATTTCAATGACAGGCTCAACAGGTATGAACACGGTGAGTTTTTCCACGCCGACAGCATTAAGATGAATGACAGCCTGAAATATAAAACCGTTCATGGAAGAACCGTTTATGGTGGTGGTGGAATCATGCCTGATTATTTCGTACCATTGGATACCGCAAACCAAAGCGATTACTTCGTGAAGCTATTCTACTCTAATGCGCTGAGAGAATACACGATCAAATATTCAGAGAAAAATGCCAAGAAATTAAAGGCAATGAAGTATGAAGACTTCCGTAAGAATTTCCGAGTTTCAGAGGCGATGCTTAAAGATTTGATCAAAACGGCAGAAGAGCTCGATGTCAAGTTCAATAAAGAGCAGTATGAAACTTCAAAGGATATGATCAAGCTTCGAATTAAGGCGCAGGTTGCGAGAAGCATTTGGGATAATGAAGGCTTCTACCCGATTTTCAATGAACAAAATGAAGCCTTTATTCAGGCCGTTAAAATTATGGATAACGATAAATCCTGGGTGAAATTATAG
- the thiS gene encoding sulfur carrier protein ThiS: MIIYLNETAKECTENLSLAQFLKSEQLIEASGIAVAVNQCVVSRADWETHLLQSEDKVLIIRATQGG; this comes from the coding sequence ATGATAATTTACCTCAACGAAACTGCAAAGGAGTGCACGGAAAATCTTTCCCTTGCCCAATTTTTAAAATCTGAACAACTTATTGAAGCCTCGGGTATCGCTGTGGCGGTAAATCAGTGTGTTGTTTCACGTGCCGATTGGGAAACTCACCTTTTGCAATCCGAGGATAAAGTTCTGATCATTCGAGCAACACAAGGAGGATAA
- the thiC gene encoding phosphomethylpyrimidine synthase ThiC encodes MKKPETTPTTATITRSPFPASKKVYIQGEIHQDVKVPMREISLSPTKIFGTEKLVPNEPVAVYDTSGVYTDPSENVDVRQGLKPLREAWIRGRGDVKQLEGITSAYGNERLNDASLDEFRFKALRKPLIANSEQPVTQMYYARQGIITPEMEYVAIRENQRLAEVKDRGVEHEGENFGAMTPREITPEFVRQEVASGRAVIPSNINHPEIEPMIIGRNFLVKINANIGNSAVTSSIEEEVEKAVWAIRWGADTVMDLSTGKNIHETREWIIRNSPVPIGTVPIYQALEKVKGKAEDLTWEIFRDTLIEQAEQGVDYFTIHAGVLLRYVPMTAKRLTGIVSRGGSIMAKWCLAHHQENFIYTHFDEICQIMKKYDVAFSLGDGLRPGCLADANDRAQFSELETLGELTKRAWAQDCQVMIEGPGHVPMQMIKENMEKELRDCFEAPFYTLGPLVTDIAPGYDHITSAIGAAQIGWYGTAMLCYVTPKEHLGLPNKKDVKDGVITYKIAAHAADLAKGHPGAYVRDNAMSKARFEFRWEDQFNLALDPDTAREFHDETLPAEGAKVAHFCSMCGPNFCSMKITQEVRDYADKNGLDSEEAIAKGMEEKKQLFEATGKEIYQ; translated from the coding sequence ATGAAAAAACCAGAAACCACACCTACTACGGCGACCATTACCCGTTCGCCCTTTCCAGCATCAAAAAAGGTATATATCCAAGGTGAGATTCACCAGGATGTAAAAGTGCCCATGCGGGAGATTTCTCTTAGCCCCACCAAGATTTTTGGGACGGAAAAGTTGGTGCCCAATGAGCCCGTGGCTGTTTACGACACCTCAGGAGTATATACCGACCCTTCAGAAAATGTGGATGTTCGGCAAGGGCTGAAGCCTCTGCGTGAAGCGTGGATCCGTGGACGAGGCGATGTGAAACAACTCGAAGGAATCACTTCAGCCTATGGTAATGAGCGGTTAAATGATGCCTCTTTGGATGAGTTCAGATTCAAGGCACTTCGGAAGCCGCTGATTGCCAACAGCGAGCAACCCGTTACCCAAATGTATTATGCCCGACAGGGAATTATTACGCCTGAAATGGAATATGTGGCCATTCGTGAAAATCAGCGACTCGCTGAAGTGAAAGACCGCGGCGTGGAGCATGAGGGCGAGAATTTTGGGGCCATGACGCCAAGAGAAATTACCCCAGAGTTTGTGCGTCAGGAAGTGGCTTCAGGCCGTGCGGTGATCCCATCGAATATTAATCACCCAGAAATTGAGCCGATGATTATCGGTCGGAACTTTCTGGTGAAAATCAACGCCAATATCGGTAATTCAGCCGTAACCAGCTCCATAGAAGAGGAGGTAGAAAAAGCAGTATGGGCTATTCGTTGGGGCGCAGATACCGTAATGGACCTTTCAACGGGGAAAAATATCCATGAAACCCGTGAGTGGATCATTCGCAACTCGCCAGTTCCAATTGGTACCGTACCAATCTATCAGGCCCTTGAAAAGGTAAAAGGGAAGGCTGAAGATTTAACATGGGAAATTTTTCGCGATACCCTGATTGAGCAGGCAGAGCAGGGAGTGGATTATTTTACCATTCACGCAGGGGTGTTGTTGCGCTATGTGCCCATGACGGCTAAACGCCTGACGGGTATTGTTTCCCGTGGAGGCTCGATAATGGCCAAATGGTGCCTGGCACATCATCAGGAAAATTTCATTTACACCCATTTTGATGAGATTTGCCAAATCATGAAAAAATATGATGTAGCCTTTTCTCTTGGAGATGGATTGCGCCCAGGCTGTTTGGCGGATGCCAATGACCGCGCGCAGTTTAGCGAGCTTGAAACCCTTGGTGAGTTGACCAAAAGAGCATGGGCTCAGGATTGTCAGGTGATGATTGAAGGGCCTGGCCATGTACCGATGCAGATGATCAAGGAGAACATGGAAAAAGAATTGCGTGACTGTTTTGAAGCGCCATTTTATACCCTCGGACCATTGGTTACTGATATTGCCCCTGGCTACGATCATATCACTTCAGCTATTGGTGCCGCACAAATCGGATGGTATGGTACGGCTATGTTGTGCTATGTAACACCGAAAGAGCACCTGGGGCTGCCCAATAAAAAGGATGTCAAAGACGGCGTGATAACCTATAAAATTGCGGCTCATGCTGCCGATCTTGCCAAAGGACACCCTGGTGCTTATGTCCGTGATAACGCCATGAGTAAGGCCCGCTTTGAGTTCCGCTGGGAAGATCAGTTCAATCTTGCCCTTGATCCAGACACTGCAAGGGAGTTTCATGATGAAACCCTGCCCGCTGAAGGAGCGAAGGTAGCCCATTTTTGCTCGATGTGTGGGCCAAATTTCTGTTCGATGAAAATCACGCAGGAAGTGAGAGACTATGCCGACAAAAATGGCCTTGATTCTGAAGAAGCGATAGCCAAAGGTATGGAAGAAAAGAAGCAGTTATTTGAAGCTACGGGTAAAGAAATTTATCAATAA